DNA sequence from the Peptoniphilus sp. GNH genome:
GATAAGATTCTTTAAAAATTTAATAGATAGTTTTTACCATAAAAGTAATCATATTATTCGGTACCTGAACCGAGACGGGACTAAAAATCCTAAAACGTCCCATAATTAGGTGGATTTGGTGATACTCTAAAAAATAGAACCTAGTATTTTGAATGATTTGGGATATATCGGACGTTTGGAAAAGAATAATTAGAGTAAAAATATCTATAAATGGTAAGCTTTGGTTTATTCTTTTTTTAGTTATAATTTAAAGCTTTCTGCTTACTGGTCTTATATTTTTTTAATAAAAAAAACTGGTCCTAGTAGTTAGTTTTATTGCTAACTTTTGGAGTCAGTTTCTAAAAGATTATAAGATGCCTAGAGCTTTTTCTAGTATTAGGGTTATGGATGTGATTGATATAAAGCACACTCCGCCTAAGGCTAGTGGCTTAGCTCCTGATTTCAATAGCTTTACTATATCGCTATTGAAACCAATAGCTGACATAGCCATTACAATAAAAAACTTGGATAAGTCTTTAAAGGGTTTGAAAAATTCAATATTTACTCCTTTGGCTAGGGCTATGGTTGTAATCAAACTTGCAAGGATGAAGTAGATTATAAAGAATGGGAAAATTTGTATTATAGATATTTTTTTATTAGCTTCTTGTTCAGCATTTCTCATTCTAATGAAGGCTAGTCCTAAGCATATTGGAATTATTGCTAGTGTTCTAGTCAATTTCACTGTTACAGCCTTGTCAAGTGTCTGGCTACCTAGATTAAATATTGTATCCCATGTTGATGCGCATGCTGTAACTGATGATGTATCATTAACAGCAGATCCTGCAAATATACCAAAGGCGTGACCGTCGATAGTAGAAAATCCTATCATACGGCCTAGGCTTGGAAACAGGATGGCTGCTAAGATATTAAAAAAGAATATAACAGATATGGCTTGGGCTATTTCTTCTTCATCTGCATCTATAACTGGAGCGGCAGCTGCAATTGCAGAGCCTCCACAAATTGATGATCCAACACCAACGAGAGTTGCGATATGTCCTTTTATAAGTCCAGACTTGTAGGCTAGGTATGCGATTATAAGTGATGTTGATATGGTAGATAGGATGATTGGAAGTGATTGTCTACCAGTTTTTAAAACAATTCCAAGATCAAGACCAAATCCAAGGAGGATTACAGCATATTGAAGGATTTTCTTTGATGCAAATCTCACACCACCAATATAAGGTTTTTTGTCTTTTATAATTTGACCTAGGGCCATTCCAATTAGAATACCAAAGACGGCTGGGCCTACTAGTGGGATTTTTTTGCCTATTATCTGGGATATTATTGCAATTATAAGGCAGAGAATAATCCCTTTTATATTTTTTTCTATAGATTTTATCATATATTCTCCTTTCACTTTTTTTATTATATATTAAATAGATATAATGTATAATTATAATTATTTGATGTATGATAAAAATTTGTTATGATTGATGTGGAGGATACCATGTTAGATTTTAGGATAGAAAGTTTTTTGGAAGTATGTAAATATATGAATTTTACAAAGGCTGCTGAAAGCCTTAATATAACACAGCCAGCCATATCTACTCATATTAAATATTTAGAAACATATTATAATTGTAAACTTTTTTATAGAAGTAAGAGGAATTTGTTTCTAACAGATGAGGGCAAGATTCTAAAATCTGCTTTGCTTTCTATGTCAAATGATCAAGATAAGTTGAAGATGATATTAGCTGAGAAAAAAACTAAGAGTGAAAAAATTTCCTTGGGTTTTACTAGGTCGGTCGGAGAATATCTAATATTGGATAAGCTTATAGCCTTGATAAAAGAAAAACCTTCTTGTGATTTCCATATTTATTATGAAAATACGGACGAGATTTTAAGCGATATTGATAGTGGGAGGATAGACTTTGCCATTATAGAGGGATTTATAAAATCTAGTGATTATTTTATTAAAAAATACAAAAGCGATAGGATTGTTTGCATCAGCCACAAGGCCCACAAGTTTAAAAAACAAGTAAAAAAACTAGCAGATTTATTAGATGAAAGAATTATTATTCGAGAAGACGGATCTGGCACCTTAGCTATATTAAAAAATTTTCTAAGCATGGATAATATCGATACGAAAGATTTTGCAAATATCATAGAAATAAATAATATGCGTTCCATAGTAGAAATGCTCAGGTCAGATTGCGGCATAAGTTTTATTTTTGAATCTTGTGTAAAAAAAGAACTAGAAGAAGGTGTCCTCATGGTTGTGGATCTAGAAGATTTCAATCTAGTTCATGATTTATCCCTTGTTGCCAGAAAAAATTCAATATTTACTGATTTGTATTTGCAAATAGCTGAAGCTTTTTATTAGAAAAAATTTCATAGTAATAGGTTAGGCTAAGATAGGTAAAGAAAAATATCATTTTATAAAAGTAAAAAACTGACTAATTCCTAGTTAGAAGGTGTTTTATATTAGGTGATTTTTTAGCAATATAATAAACTTAGATATAAGAACAAAGTCTGATTTTAAAATAGAAAAAAATGTCAAAGATGTTTTTGAAATTGAAAGCGACTATATTAGATGTACTATTCCTTTTAAACAGGAAGTAATTGAGCAAATAGACAATAAAAATATCGGTTTGAATAAGACTGAAAAGAAAGTTATAGAAATTTTGATAGAAAATCCAATTGTATAGCAAGGAATCTTAAGAAAAAGAGGGCTTATTGTACCTACAGATGGACGCCCAAAAAGATTCTTAGAACAAGAGAATTATAGTGGCAATATTTTATTTGAAAGTCTTACTTGATAAAAAGTATTTTCAAAAATTCAGTGCAGAGTTAAAGAAAATATTTGACCAATATCAAAATGAATTTAATACAGTGGCATTTTCTGATATTTTAAATATCATGGGAATTCATTTATTAGACTTGCCGAAATTGATGTAAATAGTTTAATAGGAGCAATAAAGCTTGATAAATTTTTAATTAATAAGTTTATCAAGCTTTTTAATTTTTAGAAATATACGAATAAGGGAAAAAAGGGAGTACATTATTACCAAATGACTTTTTACAAGAAGATAACAATAACGATGACAAAGACAATAAAAAAGATTTA
Encoded proteins:
- a CDS encoding LysR family transcriptional regulator — its product is MLDFRIESFLEVCKYMNFTKAAESLNITQPAISTHIKYLETYYNCKLFYRSKRNLFLTDEGKILKSALLSMSNDQDKLKMILAEKKTKSEKISLGFTRSVGEYLILDKLIALIKEKPSCDFHIYYENTDEILSDIDSGRIDFAIIEGFIKSSDYFIKKYKSDRIVCISHKAHKFKKQVKKLADLLDERIIIREDGSGTLAILKNFLSMDNIDTKDFANIIEINNMRSIVEMLRSDCGISFIFESCVKKELEEGVLMVVDLEDFNLVHDLSLVARKNSIFTDLYLQIAEAFY
- a CDS encoding putative sulfate exporter family transporter; translated protein: MIKSIEKNIKGIILCLIIAIISQIIGKKIPLVGPAVFGILIGMALGQIIKDKKPYIGGVRFASKKILQYAVILLGFGLDLGIVLKTGRQSLPIILSTISTSLIIAYLAYKSGLIKGHIATLVGVGSSICGGSAIAAAAPVIDADEEEIAQAISVIFFFNILAAILFPSLGRMIGFSTIDGHAFGIFAGSAVNDTSSVTACASTWDTIFNLGSQTLDKAVTVKLTRTLAIIPICLGLAFIRMRNAEQEANKKISIIQIFPFFIIYFILASLITTIALAKGVNIEFFKPFKDLSKFFIVMAMSAIGFNSDIVKLLKSGAKPLALGGVCFISITSITLILEKALGIL